The genomic region GATATTATCGACCGCACGGAACATTCCGGATTCTAGGACGGTTCAGACAAAGGGAATCCGTTCTGAACGCGACCCAAGGGCTGTTTCCAAATTGACGAAGCCGCAAAGCGAAAGGGCCAGGTTGGAAACAGCCCCTGGCGAAACGACCGAAATCAACCACGGGGGGGAGGGGGAAAGCCCCCCTCCCCTTCTTTTTTCCGCCATGGGCGCACGCCCGGCGACTCAAAGGATTTTTCCATGACGGACGCGCAAGTAAGCGGCATTGTCTTCAATGTACAGAAATTCAGCGTGCATGACGGCAAGGGCATCCGCACCCTGGTCTTTCTCAAGGGCTGTCCCCTGCGCTGCCGCTGGTGCAGCAATCCCGAATCCCAGAGCCTCAAGCCCGAACACGCCTTCAATCCCACGCGCTGCCTCACGGCCGGGGTCTGCGGCCGCTGCCTCGCGGCCTGCCCCACGGGCGCGCTCAGTTTGACGGCGGACGGCCTGATCCGCCATGACCGCAACAAGTGCGAGGAATGTTTCGCCTGCGTGCGGGCCTGCCCCTCGGGCGCGCAGAGCGTCTACGGCGAAAGCATGAGCGTGGGTCAGGCGCTGGATAAAGTGGAAGAGGACGGCGTCTTCTACCACCGCTTTGGCGGCGGCATGACCCTTTCCGGCGGCGAAGCCCTCATGCAGCATGAATTTGCCGTCGCCCTGCTGCGCGAAGCCCGCCGCCGCCGCATCGACACCACCATCGAGACCTGCGGCTGCTACCCCTACGAGCGCCTGCGCGACGCCTGCCCGCATCTGAACAGGCTGATCTTCGACATCAAATGCCTGGACCCGCGCAAGCACAAGGCGCAGACCGGCGTGGACAACGCCCTGATCCTGGAAAATTTCCGCCGGGTCTGCGAGGATTTTCCCGATCTGCCCATCCGGGTGCGCACGCCCGTGATTCCCGGCTTCAACGACAGCGAGGACGACATCCGCGCCATCCGCCGGATGGTGCCCCGCCGCCCCAACATCGACTATGAACTGCTGGCCTACCACCGCATGGGCCAACCCAAGTACGGCTATCTCGGCCGCCGCTACGAACTGG from Desulfovibrio porci harbors:
- the hpsH gene encoding (2S)-3-sulfopropanediol dehydratase activating enzyme, producing the protein MTDAQVSGIVFNVQKFSVHDGKGIRTLVFLKGCPLRCRWCSNPESQSLKPEHAFNPTRCLTAGVCGRCLAACPTGALSLTADGLIRHDRNKCEECFACVRACPSGAQSVYGESMSVGQALDKVEEDGVFYHRFGGGMTLSGGEALMQHEFAVALLREARRRRIDTTIETCGCYPYERLRDACPHLNRLIFDIKCLDPRKHKAQTGVDNALILENFRRVCEDFPDLPIRVRTPVIPGFNDSEDDIRAIRRMVPRRPNIDYELLAYHRMGQPKYGYLGRRYELEGATLDEALMKNLNEIAR